Part of the Cydia pomonella isolate Wapato2018A chromosome 20, ilCydPomo1, whole genome shotgun sequence genome is shown below.
GACTACACTCTGACGAACCAACCTCTTTATGCAATCTGACAGTATCTTATCTGACATGTGTCACTTCtgaaactgaaatagatatcggTTCCACATTTTATCATTAAGATTAATTCATTTTCCCTTAATTTAAGAATATGGCTTTTAATGTAAGCTTGTATCCATGGGAGGGGAAGAAATATAAATTGGTGTCTTCAAAAAACTTTGATGAATTCATGAAGGGTTTAGGTATAATCATAAAAGTAAATTCTCCCTAAAATACGTTTCGGTTATATGTACATTTTATCATCTAAGTTTTAAATTAGACGCTGTAAAATTTGACCCATCCATCGAGTCCATGATGTATCTTACTATCAATTCGAGCATAAAGTGGAAGTTAGTTATTTCACCCCTATAAGATGGCTAGGGTGTCTTTTACAAAAGTTCGGTAGTGCAAAAGGAGTGAAACTCCTACTTTCTGAGCGAAGTACGTAATTAAGTATGAGAGTTCTCGCCTAATGCCCGTCTTCCGaaccaaaaatgttatatacCTTCCCCACATTGACTTGACTCCACTCTGTAGACCGCTATAACTGGCGCGAATGAATCTAATTAGAAAATTTTGTTTCCAGGCGTTGGCCTCATCACCCGCAAGGCCGCCAACGCAGTGACCCCCACCGTGGAGCTCCGCAAAGACGGAGACCAGTACACGCTGGTCACCTCCTCCACCTTCAAGACCACGGAGATGAAATTCAAGCCCGGCGAGGAGTTTGATGAGGAGCGCGCTGATGGCGTCCAGGTCTGTTCCCACTGTTACTTGTCACATCACTCTAAAGGTCTACAAAATCTCCTGGCTTCATTACCAGACTGTTATAAGCCCGCAAGACCGCCACCGTGGAGATCCGCAAGGGTGGAGACCAGTACACGCTGGTCGCCTCTACCTTCAAGACCACGGGCGGAGAGGAATTTAGAGCGCGCTGACGGCGTCTAGGTCTGTTCTCACTGTTACTTGTTGGGCAAACGACTTACATTACCGTCGAAGTAATCCATTACAAGTATTTGTCTCAGTTGACACAATCACAGATTATCATTCCAAATAGTAATGTCTCAATGAGGGCTATCGCGTTTAATTtcgctaggggcgctagtgtagacgaAGGTCTTCCAAAGTGTCAAATGCATAGAATTTTTGGgagttatttgtttatttgggGCTTAAACTTTTGAACTCTTTGAAGATCGCTCATACTAATCAGTATGCACAAACATGCAAAATGAAGTGAATGTCGTGAGTGAGATGCGCGTCCATCACCAAAACGATCGTCAGGGTCGTATTAAAATCAGTTCAAAAgcataacaaattattaaaatagaacTGTCCTAGTAGCATAGATAAATAACTTTACAATGTATGACTCAAAAACAAGCAGTCACAAAAACAGACTAGATTATCCTTGACTCGAGACTCGAAAAGTTTCGAAGCAAAAATTTAAGAGTTCCGCTATTTACCTCGTCACGGCTTTAGTTGACTATTGTCACAGCGGTCTAAAAAAagacgctttccagatagattttTGTACATTGAGCCGCCTGTGGTTATCTCTATTGtgcgcgcataattatattgctgtcatgctcgcacagtgacatacaaccggcatcatgggcgggacagcaatataattatgcgcgtgcaatagagatagcaacaggcgggtaaatgtacgaaaatctgCATGGAAAGCGTATAATTAATCAAATGAGTCAATAAGGGAGATGACTTGTTTCATGACAgttatttcctatttttcatgatatatttttcaaactgtTATCATGTGACTTACGTAAACCATGGTAAAGATTGTACCATTTTACttaatctttatttactactatacttgtatgatgatgatgatgatgatctttccggccgatttcgaccatggcgaccacttcgactcctagctagctcggcgctcatgcgcccgaagatggctgacatagccgatctttgaggtgaacccccgcgcacattgaaggcacgtgaggacaccagctAGGTAGTGGTAGACACAAACacctaaaaacttattatttatctaatGACTGAATATCAAAATACAGTTAACAGAGTCAGTCAGTTactatcaaagaaaactttgtagcgacgtataTTTACTGCATCTTTGTCGAAAGACATCTGTGTcgacataattaaaaacttcTAGAACGCCATATGAatttaatccttattctttcactgatatgatatgtgttcaatttgttaaatatcaaaaagtggcgccatcttaccggccactacctaaaggttatggcgccatcacCTCGAAACGATACTGCTATACCTTTGACCTTTGATATTATATGGCGCCACTTATTGAtataagaataaggatcaaagtttcACCCATAATACTCGATATGCCTTAATAACATAGATAAAAATGCACTTACAGATTACTTTTGTTTTTCCAGGTAAAGACTGTGTGCTCGTTCGAAGGCAACAAGCTGAAGCAGGGTGCAGAAGGCTCCTGACGGCCTGGAGGTCACCTACTTGCGCGAATTCAGCCCCGAGGAGCTGAAGGCGGTAAGGGTCCAAGTTCCTTATTCAAATGGATTACCAACACCTGATCTGGCTTATCTATCCTTTTTAAGTTCTTTAGCCAGCGTATGCGATATAACTCATTATGTAATTTCCTGGGGTTGTTACAAGCAAGGCGGATCGTATTAATAGCTTCGTCTGAAGCTGCTCAAGCGGCGGTCTACCCGTGCTGAGCTCACATAGGCTAGCACCAGTAGCACAACCATGGCCAGATTTACTTCACTAGATTTGAAGATTAAGACATTTGTGTTTaattaaatcttctcgggtcagaggtgtagggttagagctggtgtagctttatttgacgttcataggcgcattgtaatatgcatatattttaTTCCGGCCATTTGTTGAAAAATTTATTATGTGATACTTATGTTAAATCGTCCCGCTATCTCTTTTTTATAGTCGCAATAAAAAGTGTGTAGgctataggtatattatacgCTTACTGAACCCCTGAAGTTACacgaaataagtttttgaaaaaaaaaaaaacatttttggtactggtacagcttttatcgctgactgtacttttctttccacaggcaacttaACTCATAGAGACAATTCTTAAACCCCAACACACAATTAAGTTGCGTCATAAATTCCTatggccacttcctgtctccatcatcagaacagCTCGTgattaccataatattgcattgtcacctgacttacatatgtatgcaaatttttagcttcttTGGACACCGGGTGTGGGTTCAAATTTACTGTGACGCTCTCAACCAAAATATAATTCAATACATATAGTAGGCCTCGACACACTCAAACTGAGGCGGAAACTATTGTTAATGGAGCATTATCATGGCATCATTAATAGGATAAACAATTCGTTTGTGTTGGAGCGAATGGGCTTGCACGTCCAGCATGGCGAGGGTTGCCTGAACTGACGCTGCCGCCGCGGCGCCGTCGCCGCTTGTTCGCGTGACTGCGCGCGCGCACCCGGCAGGCTGATAACGTGCCTACGGCTAGGCTCGGCACTGGGCGCAACTAAATGTGATGGCTGTTGAGGGTCATGATATCGATATATTTTGTGGATAATGCTGGCTGGATTTTCGCAGTAAAATGTTACCACATTTTAAATATTCTGTATCCCTGCCGATTGTTTgtataaatttgtatttataattttaatttgagaattttgtgttaattttttttgacaagttgaaatttatttattttattatgcttcTGTCTGTTGAATTCGTCTTTTAttgttggttttttttattggtttataaattatattgattttatttgtattacatttgtgacatttttatattacaatactTGACGTTAGAATTCAGATTTAACATGTAAACGACTTGGTGACTGTACTGTAAGTTTATTAtgtgtctaaataaataaatataaatattcaatagacatcaatacgagtattataaagAAGTTATCTATTTATAACATATGTAAGGACATACCTTCTACTGTAACCTTCTGCAAGTCAGGGTCACCGAGATAATGCCAGTGCTAATTGCACATAAAACGATGTCTGCACAAGATAAAGATGAATCATTTTATAGTTTGGTATGTCCTACACCAGTACCTcacatcaaagagaatttgaaatagaggtggattgtcaaagtaaactttgtagccacagtaaatttactgtcatctttcgacacattattaaacacttttagaacgtcatttgattttggatccttattctttcactgaatatgtgttaaatttgtaaaatatcaaaaagtggcgcaaaaaaaacggaaaaaaaattatgttagttgtatgggagcccccttaaatatttattttattctgtttttagtatttgtttttggcaacagaaatacatcatctgtgaaaatttcaactgtctagctatcacggtttatgagatacagcctggtgacagacggacggacggacggacagcgaagtcttagtaatatggtcccgtttgaccctttgggtacggaaccctaaaaataaagagTAGCATTTGTAAAGTGTAAACATTGGGCATTAACAACCCTTTCAAATCTTACAAGCAAGAAGCCGTGAACAATTTTTAGGTTTAATAGAAGTCGAATAAAAACTATCTCATTTATTTCACAGGTCATGACCGTGAAGGACGTCACCTGCACCAGGGTCTATAAAGTACAATAAGACAACCACTCAAGACTGCAGGGCGGGCGCCCTACTTTTGTCCTATTACATATAGCACAACtattttataaagttaaatTATGTTACTACTACGCTCCTACATCTAAATGACTGCCCTGTGGAGTCGGCGAGATCGGCCAATCACAATGCAACAGATTTGACCATGACCGTGAGCACTGATATCGGCCAATCAGATTGCAATAAATAGATTTGACAAACGATCACACTCAACTGACTTcacaccagggcggctaccgggaaaaatcgaaattcgtcaatttcgggcatttttctctgtcactctaattacgttctagtgagagtaaaagagaaagatccccgcaatttgcgaatttcggtttttgcggtaggcccccactTGTAATTTCGTacgtgtgacagggaggcaacacgtcgaacgt
Proteins encoded:
- the LOC133529390 gene encoding LOW QUALITY PROTEIN: fatty acid-binding protein-like (The sequence of the model RefSeq protein was modified relative to this genomic sequence to represent the inferred CDS: deleted 1 base in 1 codon), whose protein sequence is MEFVGKKYKMTSSENFDEFMKALGVGLITRKAANAVTPTVELRKDGDQYTLVTSSTFKTTEMKFKPGEEFDEERADGVQVKTVCSFEGNKLKQVQKAPDGLEVTYLREFSPEELKAVMTVKDVTCTRVYKVQ